A stretch of Carya illinoinensis cultivar Pawnee chromosome 14, C.illinoinensisPawnee_v1, whole genome shotgun sequence DNA encodes these proteins:
- the LOC122293734 gene encoding uncharacterized protein LOC122293734, producing MCNGKFFNKGPKEAFEYFDYLAENAQFWDVSDLYDRSENQKCVGGGGKYHLKEFDDLHAKLALMSKKLESLELKKVNEMHVLPSIEKCNICEDPGHVINACPTIPAFKEVLLDQSNPVRMISKNFSGPYSNTYNAGWRSHPNFSWKNEQPEPSTQGQSQYTPYGATAQGSGPSYFANQPPPMQRKGVEDSIQQLTVRINIPLLDAIKPISAYAKFLKDLCTAKRKLNVQKKAFLTEQVSAIIQNHTPPKYKDPGSPTISCVIGNSKIGQALLDLGSGVNLLPYSVYEQLGLGELKATSIILQVADRSIKIPKGIVEDVLVQVDKFYYPIDFVVLDMQLSSHSNSSPPVILGRPFPTTSNAIINCRSGVLKLSFGNMTLELNIFNLCRQPQELEDVEEVNALESLLAENSLLNYNCDELWEDLEDSLDLIDSTNQFSSLCAAGNSNEMQWKPKFEPLPALQASTQPSNEKTPMLKLKPLPSELKYAYLGLEKSFPVVIYALLTPDQESKLLKILAQHKSAIGWSIGDIKGISPFICTHRIYLEEDSKPSKEMQRRLNPTMKEVVKNEVLKLLDIGIIYPIADSKWVSPIQVVPKKSDITMVENDKGKFVPTRETTGWRMCVDYRKLNTASRKDHFPLYFLDQILEKVAGHKYYCFLDGFFGYYQIERAPEDQEKTTFTCPFGTFAFKRMSFGLCNAPATFQICMLSIFSDLIEDIVEVFMDDFSVFGKTFDACLSNL from the exons ATGTGCAATGGTAAATTCTTCAACAAAGGGCCCAAGGAAGcgtttgaatattttgactatttggctgaaaatgcccaatttTGGGATGTTTCTGACTTGTATGATAGATCTGAAAATCAAAAAtgtgttggtggtggtggtaaatACCACTTGAAAGAATTTGATGATTTACATGCTAAGCTTGCATTGATGTCTAAAAAGTTAGAGTCTTTAGAGCTTAAGAAAGTCAATGAAATGCATGTTTTGCCATCAATTGAAAAATGCAACATATGTGAAGATCCAGGGCATGTGATTAATGCATGCCCAACAATTCCTGCTTTTAAAGAAGTGTTGCTTGATCAATCCAACCCTGTGCGTATGATCTCTAAAAATTTTTCTGGGCCTTACTCTAATACTTACAATGCAGGTTGGAGAAGTCATCCAAATTTCAGCTGGAAGAATGAACAACCTGAGCCATCTACACAAGGACAAAGTCAGTATACCCCATATGGAGCAACTGCCCAAGGGTCGGGACCCTCTTACTTTGCAAATCAGCCCCCTCCAATGCAGAGAAAGGGAGTGGAAGATTCCATTCAGCAACTAACT GTTAGGATTAACATTCCACTTCTTGATGCTATTAAACCAATTTCTGCTTATGCTAAATTTCTGAAAGACTTATGCACTGCGAAACGCAAACTGAATGTGCAAAAAaaggcttttctcactgagcaAGTTAGTGCCATTATTCAAAACCACACACcacctaagtacaaggatcctggttcaCCTACCATTTCATGTGTCATTGGAAATTCTAAGATTGGTCAGGCCTTGCTAGACTTAGGTTCGGGGGTTAATTTGTTACCTTATAGTGTGTATGAACAATTGGGTTTAGGGGAATTAAAAGCCACTTCAATCATTTTGCAGGTTGCCGATAGATCCATAAAAATTCCTAAGGGTATTGTTGAGGACGTCTTGGTCcaagtagataaattttattacccTATAGATTTTGTGGTATTGGATATGCAGTTGTCATCCCACTCAAACTCTTCACCACCGGTGATTTTAGGAAGACCATTCCCAACAACTTCTAATGCTATAAttaattgtaggagtggtgtcTTAAAActaagttttggaaatatgactttAGAACTGAATATCTTTAATTTGTGCAGGCAACCTCAAGAACTTGAAGATGTTGAAGAAGTTAATGCATTGGAATCCTTACTTGCTGAAAATTCTTTGTTAAATTACAATTGTGATGAACTTTGGGAGGATTTAGAAGACTCCCTTGATTTAATTGATTCCACtaatcaattttcttctctttgtgcTGCaggaaattcaaatgagatgcaGTGGAAGCCCAAATTTGAGCCACTACCAGCACTACAAGCCTCGACACAGCCCTCCAATGAGAAGACCCCAATGCTAAAATTAAAGCCATTGCCCTCGGAGCTGAAATACGCCTACCTCGGACTAGAAAAGTCATTTCCAGTAGTGATTTATGCACTTTTAACTCCTGACCAAGAAAGTAAGTTGCTGAAAATTTTGGCACAACACAAATCAGCCATTGGCTGGTCCATTGGTGACATCAAAGGTATAAGCCCTTTCATCTGCACACATAGGATATATTTGGAAGAGGACTCAAAACCCTCTAAAGAGATGCAAAGAAGACTAAACCCCACAATGAAAGAAGTGGtaaaaaatgaagttttgaaATTGTTAGACATAGGCATCATTTATCCCATTGCTGATAGCAAATGGGTTAGCCCAATCCAAGttgttccaaaaaaatctgatATAACTATGGTGGAAAATGACAAGGGAAAATTTGTGCCTACTAGGGAGACCACAGGTTGGAGGATGTGTGTAGACTATAGAAAATTAAATACCGCCTCtagaaaggatcattttcccttATATTTTCTTGaccagattttagaaaaagtggcGGGgcataaatattattgttttttagatGGCTTCTTTGGCTATTATCAAATAGAAAGAGCCCCtgaggatcaagagaagactacCTTCACTTGTCCTTTTGGGACTTTTGCCTTCAAAAGAATGTCATTTGGGCTATGCAATGCCCCAGCCACTTTTCAAATATGCATGTTGAGCATTTTCAGTGACTTGATTGAGGACATTGTAGAggttttcatggatgatttttcagtttttggaaaAACATTTGATGCATGTTTGTCTAATTTATAA